One region of Variovorax sp. J2L1-78 genomic DNA includes:
- a CDS encoding M20 aminoacylase family protein, translating into MQAARIRPAGRAFAHIAEFHSELTALRRELHAHPELGFEEVYTAARVKEALRACGVDEIHEGIGKTGFVAVIRGQRDTRGAMIGLRADMDALPMTEHNDFTWKSAKQGLMHGCGHDGHTTMLVGAARYLAKTRNFDGTAVLIFQPGEEGFAGARVMIEDGLFDRFPVQSVYGMHNWPSMKPGTVGINMGAMMAAADRVTIDVTGRGGHGAHAYQTVDPVLVSAHIITAAQSLVSRNVRPIDSAVLSLVAMQAGDLGAFSVIPGKATLVGTVRTFNPEVQDLIERRLSELCSGVALGFGASASVHYDRIYPATINTPREAAFAADVAERLVGAEHVDRDMEPSMGAEDFSFMLQVKPGAYLRIGQGGAGGVGSTSLHNSRYDFNDEILPLGAALHAGLAEQGMPLEAT; encoded by the coding sequence ATGCAGGCCGCACGCATCCGACCGGCGGGCCGCGCGTTCGCCCATATCGCCGAGTTCCATTCCGAACTCACGGCCTTGCGGCGTGAGTTGCATGCACACCCCGAACTTGGCTTCGAAGAGGTCTACACCGCGGCGCGCGTGAAGGAGGCCTTGCGGGCCTGCGGCGTGGACGAGATCCACGAAGGCATCGGCAAGACCGGTTTCGTCGCCGTGATCCGCGGCCAGCGCGACACGCGGGGCGCCATGATCGGCCTGCGCGCTGACATGGACGCGCTGCCGATGACCGAGCACAACGACTTCACCTGGAAGTCGGCGAAACAGGGCCTGATGCACGGCTGCGGCCACGACGGCCACACGACCATGCTGGTCGGGGCCGCCCGCTACCTGGCCAAAACCCGCAACTTCGATGGCACCGCCGTGCTCATCTTCCAGCCCGGCGAGGAAGGCTTTGCCGGTGCCCGCGTGATGATCGAGGACGGGCTGTTCGACCGTTTCCCGGTGCAGTCGGTCTACGGCATGCACAACTGGCCATCGATGAAGCCCGGCACCGTCGGCATCAACATGGGCGCAATGATGGCGGCGGCTGACCGCGTCACCATCGACGTCACCGGCCGCGGCGGCCATGGCGCGCACGCCTACCAGACGGTCGATCCGGTGCTGGTGTCGGCGCACATCATCACGGCGGCGCAGAGCCTGGTGTCGCGCAACGTGCGGCCGATCGACAGCGCCGTGCTCAGCCTGGTCGCGATGCAGGCGGGCGACCTCGGCGCCTTCAGCGTGATTCCCGGCAAGGCGACCCTCGTGGGCACCGTGCGCACCTTCAACCCCGAAGTGCAGGACCTGATCGAACGCCGCCTGAGCGAGCTGTGCAGCGGCGTGGCGCTGGGCTTCGGCGCGAGTGCCAGCGTGCACTACGACCGCATCTATCCGGCCACCATCAACACGCCGCGCGAAGCGGCCTTCGCGGCCGACGTGGCCGAGCGCCTGGTGGGCGCCGAGCATGTCGATCGCGACATGGAGCCGAGCATGGGCGCAGAGGATTTCTCGTTCATGCTGCAGGTCAAGCCGGGCGCCTACCTGCGCATCGGGCAGGGCGGCGCCGGTGGCGTCGGCAGCACCTCGCTGCACAACAGCCGATACGATTTCAACGATGAGATCCTGCCGCTCGGCGCGGCCTTGCACGCTGGTCTGGCCGAGCAAGGCATGCCGCTCGAGGCGACTTGA
- a CDS encoding ABC transporter substrate-binding protein, with amino-acid sequence MKFKSTVLATAVLSALCAASLSVGAQTIRIANQGDALSLDPHSLQESLQLSTTNNVYETLVGRNKDLSVAPVLATSWKQTSPTVWRFELRKNVQFHDGTPFTADDVLFSFARAAGEGSDMKSNTTDIKEVRKVGDHVVEIETKGPFPILPDVLTNLMIMSKKWCEENKATIPVDRRKGIENTASFKANGTGPFRVRERQPNVRTVFVRNPTYWGKIEGNAQEIIFTPIANPATRVAALVSGEIDVMEPVPVQDIARINASPNARVIAGPELRTIFLGMDQKRDELLYSSVKGKNPFKDKRVRQAFYQAIDIVGIQRTVMRGASRPTALMVGPGINGWNEAQDKRLPLDVEGAKKLLADAGYPSGFEVTMNCPNDRYVNDGQICQAVAGNLARIGVKINLATETKGTYFPKILRRDTSFYLLGWTPATYDSHNALTALMACPDDKTGAGQFNLGAYCNPKVDELTKKIQSETDKPKRDAMIKEAFDLHTADIGHLPLHQQTLAWGVSKKVSLTQMADNYMPFKWMSIK; translated from the coding sequence ATGAAGTTCAAATCCACCGTGCTCGCCACCGCTGTCCTGTCTGCGCTGTGCGCGGCCAGCCTGTCGGTCGGTGCGCAGACCATCCGCATCGCCAACCAGGGCGACGCGCTGTCGCTCGATCCGCATTCGCTGCAGGAATCGCTGCAGCTGAGCACGACCAACAACGTGTACGAAACCCTGGTCGGCCGCAACAAGGATCTGTCCGTGGCGCCGGTGCTGGCCACGAGCTGGAAGCAGACTTCGCCAACCGTCTGGCGCTTCGAGCTGCGCAAGAACGTGCAGTTCCACGACGGCACGCCCTTCACCGCCGACGACGTGCTCTTCAGCTTCGCGCGCGCTGCCGGCGAAGGCTCGGACATGAAATCCAACACAACCGACATCAAGGAGGTGCGCAAGGTCGGCGACCATGTCGTGGAGATCGAGACCAAGGGCCCGTTCCCGATCCTGCCGGACGTCCTCACCAACCTCATGATCATGAGCAAGAAGTGGTGCGAAGAGAACAAGGCCACCATTCCGGTCGATCGCCGCAAGGGCATCGAGAACACGGCCTCGTTCAAGGCCAACGGCACGGGTCCGTTCCGCGTGCGAGAACGCCAACCGAACGTGCGCACCGTCTTCGTTCGCAACCCCACCTACTGGGGCAAGATCGAAGGCAATGCCCAGGAAATCATCTTCACGCCGATCGCCAATCCGGCCACGCGGGTCGCGGCTCTGGTGTCCGGCGAGATCGACGTGATGGAACCGGTGCCCGTGCAGGACATCGCCCGCATCAACGCGAGCCCCAATGCCCGCGTGATCGCCGGCCCCGAACTGCGCACCATCTTCCTGGGCATGGACCAGAAGCGCGACGAACTGCTGTACTCGAGCGTGAAGGGCAAGAACCCGTTCAAGGACAAGCGTGTTCGCCAGGCCTTCTACCAGGCCATCGACATCGTGGGCATCCAGCGCACCGTGATGCGCGGTGCATCGCGTCCGACCGCACTGATGGTCGGCCCCGGCATCAACGGCTGGAATGAAGCACAAGACAAGCGCCTGCCGCTGGACGTCGAAGGCGCGAAGAAGCTGCTGGCTGACGCAGGCTACCCGAGCGGCTTCGAAGTCACGATGAACTGCCCGAACGACCGCTATGTGAACGACGGCCAGATCTGCCAGGCCGTCGCGGGCAACCTCGCGCGCATCGGCGTGAAGATCAATCTCGCCACCGAGACCAAAGGCACCTACTTCCCGAAGATCCTGCGCCGCGACACGAGCTTCTACCTGCTGGGCTGGACGCCGGCCACCTACGACTCGCACAACGCGCTGACCGCGCTGATGGCCTGTCCGGACGACAAGACGGGTGCTGGTCAGTTCAACCTGGGTGCGTACTGCAACCCGAAGGTCGACGAACTGACCAAGAAGATCCAGTCGGAAACCGACAAGCCCAAGCGCGACGCGATGATCAAGGAGGCCTTCGATCTGCATACCGCGGATATCGGCCACCTGCCGTTGCACCAGCAGACGCTGGCCTGGGGCGTGAGCAAGAAGGTGTCGCTCACGCAGATGGCCGACAACTACATGCCCTTCAAGTGGATGAGCATCAAGTAA
- a CDS encoding ABC transporter permease, translating to MIKTLTRWADSDVGYSFRTSPVAMVAALIAFVCIFCAAFAGWVSPHNPFDLAKLELMDARLPPAWYPEGTRKYLLGTDDQGRDILSAVIYGARISLIVGVVSVFLSVAVGTLLGLIAGFRGGWVDSALMRLCDVMLSFPPILVALLISGVGRALFPNADTTVAFGVLIFSISLTKWVDYARTVRGSTMVERNKEYVQAARVTGVAPMRIMLRHVLPNVTGPVMVLATIQVATAIITEATLSFLGVGVPPTSPSLGSLISTGNQYLFSGEWWMTVFPGLMLVLIALSVNLLGDWLRDALNPRLR from the coding sequence ATGATCAAAACACTCACGCGCTGGGCCGACAGCGACGTCGGTTACAGCTTCCGGACTTCGCCCGTCGCCATGGTGGCGGCGCTGATCGCGTTCGTCTGCATCTTCTGCGCGGCCTTCGCCGGATGGGTGTCGCCGCACAACCCGTTCGACCTGGCCAAGCTCGAGCTCATGGACGCCCGCCTGCCGCCCGCCTGGTACCCCGAAGGCACGCGCAAGTACCTGCTCGGCACCGACGACCAGGGGCGCGACATCCTCTCGGCCGTCATCTACGGCGCGCGCATCTCGCTGATCGTCGGCGTCGTGTCGGTGTTTCTCTCGGTCGCGGTCGGTACCTTGCTCGGGCTGATCGCCGGCTTTCGCGGCGGCTGGGTCGATTCGGCGCTCATGCGCCTGTGCGACGTGATGCTGTCCTTCCCGCCGATCCTGGTCGCACTGCTCATCTCGGGCGTCGGCCGGGCCCTGTTCCCGAACGCCGACACCACCGTCGCCTTCGGCGTGCTGATCTTCTCCATCTCCCTGACCAAGTGGGTCGACTACGCCCGCACGGTGCGCGGCTCCACCATGGTCGAGCGCAACAAGGAATACGTACAGGCCGCGCGCGTCACCGGCGTGGCGCCGATGCGCATCATGCTGCGCCACGTGCTGCCCAACGTGACCGGTCCGGTGATGGTGCTGGCGACCATCCAGGTGGCCACGGCGATCATCACCGAGGCGACGCTGTCCTTCCTGGGCGTCGGGGTGCCACCCACCTCGCCGTCGCTGGGGTCGCTGATCAGCACCGGCAACCAGTACCTCTTCTCCGGCGAATGGTGGATGACGGTGTTCCCCGGCCTGATGCTGGTGCTCATCGCGCTCAGCGTGAACCTGCTGGGCGACTGGCTGCGCGATGCGCTCAACCCGAGGCTCCGCTGA
- a CDS encoding ABC transporter ATP-binding protein yields MTQPLLQVQNLVVEFPGRRGTLRALDDISFDIAPGEILGVVGESGAGKSLTGAAIIGLLEPPGRVAGGEIRLEGERIDQLSHDKMRHIRGRKIGAIFQDPLTSLNPLYTVGRQLVETIQAHLPVNGAEARRRAIGLLQDTGIPAAEQRIDHYPHQFSGGMRQRVVIALALAAEPKLIVADEPTTALDVSIQAQIIQLLKRICKERGAAVMLITHDMGVIAETCDRVAVLYAGRIAEIGPVQEVIHQPAHPYTMGLMASIPDIEVDRERLNQIDGAMPRLNAIPRGCAYNPRCPRVFERCTQERPDLLNAGATRAACWLHDAHDPHTALHRTGAPV; encoded by the coding sequence ATGACCCAACCCTTGCTCCAAGTCCAGAACCTGGTCGTCGAATTCCCCGGGCGCCGCGGCACGCTGCGCGCGCTCGACGACATCTCCTTCGACATCGCACCGGGCGAGATCCTCGGCGTGGTGGGCGAGTCCGGTGCCGGCAAGTCGCTGACCGGCGCGGCCATCATCGGCCTGCTCGAGCCGCCAGGGCGCGTCGCGGGTGGCGAGATCCGCCTCGAGGGCGAGCGCATCGACCAGCTCTCGCACGACAAGATGCGCCACATCCGCGGCCGCAAGATCGGCGCGATCTTCCAGGACCCGCTGACCTCGCTGAACCCGCTCTACACGGTGGGCCGCCAGTTGGTGGAAACCATCCAGGCCCACCTGCCGGTGAATGGGGCCGAGGCGCGACGCCGTGCCATCGGCCTGCTGCAGGACACCGGCATCCCGGCCGCCGAGCAGCGCATCGACCACTACCCGCACCAGTTCTCCGGCGGCATGCGCCAGCGCGTGGTGATCGCCCTGGCGCTGGCGGCCGAGCCCAAGCTGATCGTTGCCGACGAGCCGACCACCGCGCTCGACGTGTCGATCCAGGCGCAGATCATTCAGCTGCTCAAACGCATCTGCAAGGAGCGCGGCGCGGCGGTGATGCTCATCACCCACGACATGGGCGTGATCGCCGAAACCTGCGACCGTGTGGCCGTGCTCTATGCCGGCCGCATCGCCGAGATCGGCCCGGTGCAGGAGGTGATTCATCAACCGGCGCACCCGTACACGATGGGCCTGATGGCGTCGATCCCCGACATCGAGGTCGACCGCGAGCGCCTCAACCAGATCGACGGTGCCATGCCCCGCCTGAACGCCATTCCGCGCGGCTGCGCCTACAACCCGCGCTGCCCGCGCGTCTTCGAGCGCTGCACGCAGGAGCGGCCCGACCTGCTCAATGCCGGCGCCACGCGCGCGGCCTGCTGGCTGCACGATGCGCACGACCCGCACACGGCGCTGCACCGCACGGGAGCGCCCGTATGA
- a CDS encoding ABC transporter ATP-binding protein: MSTTTSMNAAQAGVPLVEVRDLAKTFDVSPPWLNRMIERKPKQLLNAVDGVSFEIERGKTLALVGESGCGKSTVARLMVGLYGPTRGGMQFDNQDAHAAFKTPEGRTLRRRIQMIFQDPYASLNPRWIVEDIIGEPLREHGILQKGPALKQRVGELLQSVGLSPLDMSKYPHQFSGGQRQRISIARALATQPEFLVCDEPTSALDVSVQAQVLNIMKDLQREQGLTYLFISHNLAVVRHVADQVGVMYLGRLVEVADKHMLFDSPQHPYTRMLLDAIPQMKHTGRSRTPVQGEVPNPLNPPTGCTFHPRCPHANARCKAERPPLQMLRGVKVACHAVEEGRI; encoded by the coding sequence ATGAGCACGACGACCTCGATGAACGCCGCGCAGGCCGGCGTGCCGCTGGTCGAAGTGCGCGACCTGGCCAAGACCTTCGACGTTTCGCCACCCTGGCTCAACCGCATGATCGAGCGCAAGCCGAAGCAACTGCTGAATGCGGTCGACGGCGTCAGCTTCGAGATCGAGCGTGGCAAGACGCTGGCGCTGGTCGGCGAATCGGGCTGCGGCAAGAGCACGGTCGCGCGCCTGATGGTCGGCCTGTACGGCCCCACGCGCGGTGGCATGCAATTCGACAACCAGGATGCGCACGCCGCCTTCAAGACGCCCGAAGGACGAACGCTGCGCCGCCGCATCCAGATGATCTTCCAGGACCCGTATGCGAGCCTGAACCCGCGCTGGATCGTGGAAGACATCATCGGCGAGCCGCTGCGCGAGCACGGCATCCTGCAGAAAGGCCCGGCGCTCAAGCAGCGCGTCGGCGAGCTGTTGCAGTCGGTCGGTCTGAGCCCGCTCGACATGTCGAAATACCCGCACCAGTTCTCGGGCGGCCAGCGCCAGCGCATCTCGATCGCGCGGGCGCTCGCCACGCAGCCGGAATTCCTGGTGTGCGACGAACCGACCTCGGCGCTCGACGTGAGCGTGCAGGCGCAGGTGCTCAACATCATGAAGGACCTGCAGCGCGAGCAGGGCCTGACCTACCTCTTCATCTCGCACAACCTCGCGGTGGTGCGGCATGTGGCCGACCAGGTCGGCGTGATGTACCTGGGCCGCCTGGTCGAGGTGGCCGACAAGCACATGCTGTTCGATTCGCCGCAACACCCGTACACGCGGATGCTGCTCGACGCCATCCCGCAGATGAAGCACACCGGCCGCTCGCGCACGCCGGTGCAGGGCGAGGTGCCCAACCCGCTCAACCCGCCGACCGGCTGCACCTTCCACCCGCGCTGCCCGCACGCCAATGCACGCTGCAAGGCCGAGCGGCCGCCGCTGCAGATGCTGCGCGGCGTGAAGGTGGCCTGCCACGCGGTGGAAGAAGGCCGGATCTAG
- the zwf gene encoding glucose-6-phosphate dehydrogenase, whose amino-acid sequence MSFDLVLFGGTGDLAWRKLMPALFQAFRHGSLPEGGRIIGVARDDLSDDQYRELIESRFAAVEGAKRPSPEEFKKFASMLYFLRMDLSKPGHYAQLADMLKRRNADTVVMYVATAPALFTQVVEQIAAANLNTPRTRVVLEKPLGHDLASNRAINDAVRKVLSEKQVFRIDHYLGKPSVQNLFALRFGNALFEPIWRREHIANIQITIAEDLGVEKRGAFYDQTGALRDMVQNHALQLVCAIAMEPPINAHADALRDEKLKVLRSLKPWTPETLGLHAIRGQYTAGTAYGERVPGYLSEAGIDPQSRTETFVALRAEIANWRWAGVPFYIRTGKRLASRDARIEVNFRPTPHAIFRAPTGAANRLVINLQPKDGLELHLLSQAQNNRKRSNGDATQPLAPVQLDLDFDKRFGSERVGAYERLLLDVIDGRLNLFVRSDEQEEAWRWVEPLIDSWSSDGAPRPYAAGTWGPSASSAMIARDGFSWSEEQ is encoded by the coding sequence ATGAGCTTCGACCTCGTTCTGTTCGGCGGCACCGGTGACCTGGCATGGCGCAAGCTGATGCCCGCGCTGTTCCAGGCCTTCCGCCACGGCAGCCTGCCCGAGGGCGGGCGCATCATCGGCGTGGCACGCGACGACCTGTCGGACGACCAGTACCGCGAGCTGATCGAGTCGCGCTTCGCCGCGGTCGAAGGTGCCAAGCGCCCGAGCCCCGAGGAGTTCAAGAAGTTCGCCTCGATGCTGTACTTCCTACGCATGGACCTGTCCAAGCCCGGCCACTACGCCCAGCTGGCCGACATGCTCAAGCGCCGCAATGCCGACACGGTGGTGATGTACGTGGCGACGGCGCCGGCGCTCTTTACGCAGGTGGTCGAGCAGATCGCGGCGGCCAACCTCAACACGCCGCGCACGCGCGTCGTGCTCGAGAAGCCGCTGGGGCACGACCTGGCATCGAACCGCGCCATCAACGACGCGGTGCGCAAGGTGCTCAGCGAGAAGCAGGTCTTCCGCATCGACCACTACCTGGGCAAGCCCTCGGTGCAGAACCTCTTCGCGCTGCGCTTCGGCAACGCGCTGTTCGAGCCGATCTGGCGGCGCGAGCACATCGCCAACATCCAGATCACGATCGCCGAAGACCTGGGTGTGGAAAAGCGCGGCGCCTTCTACGACCAGACCGGCGCGCTGCGCGACATGGTGCAGAACCACGCGCTGCAGCTGGTCTGCGCGATCGCGATGGAGCCGCCGATCAACGCGCATGCCGACGCGCTGCGCGACGAGAAGCTCAAGGTGCTGCGCTCGCTCAAGCCCTGGACGCCCGAGACGCTGGGCCTGCACGCCATCCGCGGCCAGTACACGGCCGGCACAGCCTACGGCGAGCGGGTGCCGGGCTACCTGTCGGAAGCGGGCATCGACCCGCAGAGCCGTACCGAGACCTTCGTCGCGCTGCGCGCCGAGATCGCCAACTGGCGCTGGGCCGGCGTGCCCTTCTACATCCGCACCGGCAAGCGGCTGGCCTCGCGCGACGCGCGCATCGAGGTGAACTTCCGCCCCACACCGCACGCCATCTTCCGCGCGCCGACCGGCGCCGCGAACCGGCTGGTGATCAACCTGCAGCCCAAGGACGGACTCGAGTTGCACCTGTTGTCGCAGGCGCAGAACAACCGCAAGCGCAGCAACGGCGATGCGACGCAGCCGCTGGCGCCGGTGCAGCTCGACCTCGATTTCGACAAGCGCTTCGGCAGCGAACGCGTCGGCGCGTACGAGCGGCTGCTGCTGGACGTGATCGACGGCCGGCTCAACCTCTTCGTGCGCAGCGACGAGCAGGAAGAGGCCTGGCGCTGGGTCGAGCCGCTGATCGACAGCTGGTCGTCCGACGGCGCGCCGCGCCCGTACGCGGCCGGCACCTGGGGGCCGAGCGCGTCGAGCGCGATGATCGCGCGCGACGGCTTCTCGTGGAGCGAGGAGCAGTAG